The proteins below come from a single Vibrio natriegens NBRC 15636 = ATCC 14048 = DSM 759 genomic window:
- the pspF gene encoding phage shock protein operon transcriptional activator, protein MKQNLIGESPAFLAVLDKVSQLAPIERPVLIIGERGTGKELIAQRLHYLSRRWDKPLLSLNCATLSEGLIDSELFGHEPGSFTGSKGKHKGRFERAEGGTLFLDELATAPLLVQEKLLRVIEYGEYERVGGHTALNADVRLVCATNADLPKLAEQGDFRADLLDRLAFDVIMLPPLRERKEDILSLAEYYAIKMCRELQLEYFVGFTAEAERSLLDYPWPGNVRELKNVIERAIYQHGLNADPIDQLIFNPFATVWDNALGHSNEQEEEQDVAEQSTQFHFPLDYKQWQEEQDISLLNRALEEAKFNQRQAAELLGLSYHQLRGMVRKYGLVGQS, encoded by the coding sequence ATGAAGCAAAACCTGATTGGTGAATCGCCCGCTTTTCTCGCTGTATTAGATAAAGTATCACAACTTGCGCCAATTGAACGCCCGGTACTCATTATTGGTGAGCGCGGTACCGGTAAAGAGCTTATTGCACAGCGTTTGCATTATTTATCAAGACGTTGGGACAAGCCACTTCTGTCATTAAATTGTGCCACACTGAGCGAAGGTTTGATTGATTCTGAATTGTTTGGTCATGAACCTGGCTCGTTCACTGGGTCAAAAGGCAAACATAAAGGTCGCTTTGAGCGAGCGGAAGGCGGTACCCTTTTCCTTGATGAACTAGCAACTGCGCCACTGTTAGTGCAAGAAAAGTTGCTGCGTGTCATCGAATATGGTGAATATGAACGCGTTGGCGGGCACACTGCTTTGAATGCCGACGTGCGATTAGTCTGTGCGACCAATGCCGACTTACCCAAACTTGCTGAACAAGGTGATTTCCGTGCCGATCTGCTCGACCGGCTTGCTTTTGATGTCATCATGCTTCCTCCTCTCCGTGAGAGAAAAGAAGACATTCTTTCTTTGGCGGAATACTACGCCATAAAGATGTGCCGCGAACTTCAGCTTGAATATTTCGTCGGTTTCACCGCAGAAGCAGAACGCTCGTTACTTGACTACCCTTGGCCAGGGAACGTTCGGGAGCTGAAAAACGTTATTGAGCGCGCGATCTATCAACATGGCTTAAACGCCGATCCAATTGATCAGTTGATATTCAATCCTTTCGCAACCGTCTGGGACAACGCTTTGGGTCACTCGAATGAGCAAGAAGAAGAACAAGATGTGGCCGAACAAAGCACTCAATTTCATTTCCCGCTCGATTACAAACAGTGGCAAGAAGAACAAGATATTAGCTTGCTCAACCGTGCGCTGGAAGAAGCTAAGTTCAATCAGCGTCAGGCTGCAGAATTGCTCGGGCTAAGTTACCATCAATTACGTGGAATGGTTCGCAAATATGGGTTAGTCGGGCAAAGTTGA
- the pspB gene encoding envelope stress response membrane protein PspB — protein MTTFFITGPVIVFLIFVAPLWLFLHYRSKRKTDSALSNQDLERLQVLSEKAESMQARVDTLERILDAESPTWRRKYE, from the coding sequence ATGACGACATTTTTTATAACAGGACCAGTCATTGTCTTTTTGATCTTTGTCGCTCCACTTTGGCTCTTCTTACACTATCGCAGTAAACGTAAAACGGATAGTGCACTGTCGAACCAGGATCTGGAGCGCCTTCAGGTACTATCCGAAAAAGCAGAATCGATGCAGGCTAGGGTAGATACACTTGAACGCATTCTAGACGCAGAGTCACCAACGTGGAGACGCAAGTATGAGTAG
- the pspA gene encoding phage shock protein PspA — MGIFSRFADIVNSNISALLDKAEDPEKMIRLIIQEMEDTLVEVRTNSAKAIADKKELARKVEAIEDQINEWGKKASLALVKEREDLARAALIEKQKLEQLIKGLHTEQTLVEETIDKLTGEIGKLENKIAETRAKQQALAIRNQTATNRRDVQKHLHTSRTNEAMAKFEQYSRKVDELEAEADLYSSTGQSKSLEQEFAELQAQDEIEKELAKLKEQMSSQDK, encoded by the coding sequence ATGGGTATTTTTTCTCGTTTTGCAGATATCGTTAACTCAAACATCAGTGCATTGTTGGACAAGGCGGAAGATCCTGAAAAAATGATCCGTCTCATCATTCAAGAAATGGAAGACACACTTGTCGAGGTTCGTACCAACTCAGCGAAAGCGATCGCAGACAAAAAAGAGTTGGCTCGTAAAGTTGAGGCTATCGAAGATCAAATCAATGAATGGGGCAAAAAAGCCAGCCTTGCGTTGGTAAAAGAGCGTGAAGATTTAGCGCGTGCTGCTCTTATAGAGAAGCAAAAGCTTGAACAGTTAATCAAAGGCCTTCATACAGAACAAACTTTGGTTGAAGAGACCATTGATAAGTTAACCGGTGAAATTGGTAAGCTGGAAAACAAAATTGCGGAAACACGAGCGAAACAGCAAGCTCTGGCAATCCGTAATCAAACCGCAACTAATCGTCGTGATGTGCAAAAACATCTTCACACTAGCCGTACCAATGAAGCGATGGCTAAGTTTGAACAATACTCACGTAAAGTCGATGAGTTGGAAGCGGAAGCTGACCTATATTCAAGCACTGGCCAGTCAAAATCGTTAGAGCAGGAGTTTGCAGAGCTTCAGGCGCAAGATGAAATTGAAAAAGAGTTGGCAAAACTGAAAGAACAGATGTCATCACAAGATAAATAA
- a CDS encoding efflux RND transporter periplasmic adaptor subunit, with translation MKRIIALAVLCLPFFISGCGDKGPEKEVEIPRVRVVSLEGSKVDDNLYFPAVANAADRSHLSFRVAGEVSSIRVKEGDKVKKDDVIATLDPTDYQLDVDNASARFSVVDSQYRRSRPLVDKGLLAKSQFDEIAAQRQIALAELKLAQLRLSFTTLKAPVDGIISRVNVDQFENIQVGQYIVNIHSLDRFEVLIQFPDRLYVKEPPTDERLTSIQGVVRVPSGNEYIGTVKEFTTEPDPATGTFTVTLSLPMPKDEYILDGMAVEVTSKDEKVGLNLNVGINVPIEAIFNADGDDLSRENKFVWVLNDDNTVSRQQIRTGKASKTSIQVLDGLELHDKVVVAGVSRLREGMQVEVVEQEAGL, from the coding sequence ATGAAAAGAATTATAGCCTTAGCCGTTTTATGCTTGCCGTTTTTCATCTCTGGTTGCGGTGATAAAGGGCCTGAAAAAGAGGTGGAAATTCCCCGAGTAAGAGTCGTTTCTTTAGAGGGAAGTAAGGTTGACGATAATTTGTACTTTCCTGCGGTGGCCAATGCGGCTGATCGTTCGCATCTCAGTTTTAGAGTTGCGGGTGAAGTTAGCAGTATCAGGGTCAAAGAGGGCGATAAGGTGAAAAAAGATGACGTTATTGCCACGTTAGACCCGACTGATTATCAATTGGATGTGGACAACGCTTCTGCCCGTTTTTCTGTAGTGGATAGTCAATACCGCCGCTCTCGTCCTCTTGTCGATAAAGGCTTACTGGCTAAATCGCAGTTTGATGAAATTGCTGCTCAGCGCCAAATCGCTCTGGCAGAGCTGAAACTAGCTCAACTACGTTTGTCATTTACGACTTTAAAAGCACCAGTGGATGGCATCATCTCCAGGGTTAATGTTGATCAGTTCGAAAATATTCAAGTTGGCCAGTATATCGTGAATATACACAGCTTGGATCGTTTCGAAGTACTTATTCAATTTCCGGATCGTTTGTACGTCAAAGAGCCTCCGACCGATGAAAGGCTCACCTCTATTCAGGGGGTTGTGCGTGTTCCAAGCGGTAATGAATACATAGGAACTGTCAAAGAGTTTACCACTGAGCCCGACCCCGCCACTGGCACGTTCACGGTTACCCTCTCACTACCGATGCCAAAAGACGAATACATCCTTGATGGAATGGCGGTTGAAGTCACGTCAAAAGATGAAAAAGTCGGTTTGAATTTGAATGTCGGGATTAATGTACCAATCGAAGCGATTTTCAACGCGGATGGCGACGATCTGAGTCGTGAAAACAAGTTCGTTTGGGTACTTAACGACGATAATACCGTTTCTCGCCAACAGATACGCACGGGTAAAGCTTCAAAGACATCGATACAAGTGCTTGATGGGCTTGAATTACACGACAAGGTTGTCGTCGCTGGGGTGTCAAGACTCAGAGAAGGTATGCAAGTAGAAGTGGTTGAGCAGGAGGCAGGTTTATGA
- a CDS encoding efflux RND transporter periplasmic adaptor subunit, giving the protein MKKLLIPIAVTAALSGCGKELPPVPEPESRPAKLFTVSVGNSQFDRHFPATTDSGDKAVLAFRVPGLLQSIDVHEGQLVSKGDVLATLNPDEYTLLEQQARANFALADVQYQRYKKLRVDQVVSEQDFDEAKANHNSAKAQWDQAKANLSYTKLVAPYDGTISYLPAENHEYVAAKEGVMNIQTNQLMKVIFQLPSHLLNRYAPGVNVTAKMEFDAFPERSFDLTFQEIDTEADPKTGSYKVTMVMERPEGVGILPGMSGNVLVTSLNSGVTTIPNSALFEESGQSYVWRVDEQGIVTKAAITMNDKNQVLQGLDDGDVIVISGVNVIEPGIKVRAWVKERGL; this is encoded by the coding sequence ATGAAAAAGCTGCTCATTCCAATAGCCGTTACGGCTGCTTTGTCGGGATGTGGTAAAGAACTACCACCCGTTCCCGAACCAGAATCTCGACCCGCTAAACTTTTTACGGTCTCTGTTGGTAACTCACAGTTTGATCGTCATTTCCCTGCTACGACTGACTCTGGCGATAAAGCCGTATTAGCCTTTCGTGTTCCCGGGCTACTTCAGTCGATTGACGTTCACGAAGGTCAACTCGTCAGCAAAGGTGATGTGTTGGCAACACTGAACCCCGACGAATACACGCTTCTGGAACAACAAGCGAGAGCAAATTTTGCGCTCGCGGACGTGCAATACCAACGGTATAAAAAGCTTCGTGTCGATCAGGTTGTGTCAGAACAGGACTTTGATGAAGCGAAAGCCAATCACAATTCTGCCAAAGCTCAGTGGGATCAGGCGAAAGCGAATCTGAGTTACACCAAACTCGTTGCTCCTTATGATGGCACGATCTCATACCTTCCTGCGGAAAACCATGAATACGTTGCCGCCAAAGAAGGCGTGATGAATATCCAAACCAATCAATTGATGAAGGTGATATTCCAGCTTCCTAGCCACTTGCTCAATCGTTACGCTCCTGGGGTTAACGTCACAGCAAAAATGGAGTTTGATGCCTTTCCAGAACGGTCATTCGATTTAACTTTTCAGGAGATCGATACCGAAGCCGACCCTAAAACGGGCAGTTACAAAGTCACTATGGTAATGGAGCGTCCTGAAGGCGTTGGGATCTTACCAGGGATGTCCGGTAACGTGCTTGTTACTTCACTGAACTCCGGCGTTACAACCATTCCCAATTCAGCACTGTTTGAAGAGTCAGGACAAAGCTACGTCTGGCGTGTAGATGAGCAAGGTATTGTGACCAAAGCCGCGATCACAATGAATGACAAAAATCAGGTTCTACAAGGCCTGGATGATGGTGATGTGATCGTAATTTCTGGCGTCAATGTGATAGAGCCGGGTATCAAAGTCAGAGCCTGGGTTAAGGAAAGAGGGTTGTAA
- the pspC gene encoding envelope stress response membrane protein PspC: MSSRELYRDPANGKLAGVCAGFANYFGVEVWLIRILVISAGLLGGTFLVLLAYVALAFMLEKQPMTYSENIKAQQDHTLKSKPWQKGQSPEQFLSVLERDFNRIDGKIRNMEAYVTSDTFRVNREFNKL, translated from the coding sequence ATGAGTAGTCGAGAGCTTTATCGTGACCCAGCAAATGGCAAGCTTGCCGGTGTGTGTGCCGGATTTGCTAACTACTTTGGTGTGGAGGTCTGGTTGATTCGTATCTTGGTTATTTCTGCAGGTTTGCTCGGCGGTACGTTTTTGGTGCTTCTCGCCTATGTCGCTTTAGCGTTTATGTTGGAAAAGCAGCCAATGACTTATTCAGAAAATATCAAGGCCCAGCAGGATCATACTCTAAAGAGTAAGCCATGGCAGAAGGGTCAAAGTCCGGAGCAGTTCTTGAGTGTGCTTGAGCGTGATTTTAACCGCATTGATGGCAAAATTCGCAATATGGAAGCGTATGTCACTTCCGATACATTCAGAGTCAACAGAGAGTTCAACAAGCTCTGA